The genomic segment ACGCGATATTCCGAAACAAACTACCGCTGGGGTGGAATAGACAGCATCGAGCTGAATGATACGCATATGTTTCTGTTTGTCAGTGCAGCTCAAGCTATCATTGTGCCGAGCCGCGCCTTTGAAAGCAAAGCGCTCTGGCAGACCTTTGTCGATGAGGTGAAAGAGCACCACAGCCGCGCCATCCAGCAGAATCTGGCAGCAATAGCAGCGCAGCAATAGCGAGAGGAAGCCATGCAACCACTCACCATCCGAGCAGGCTGGACAGAAGAAGATCTGATCGAGACACTCCGTGACGTGCGCAGCCTCAGCCGCCCACGTATTATTATGAAGTATGTCGGGGGAGTGCTGTTGCTCATGTGCGGTGTACTGTTCCTACTCCTGGGAGCAATGCAAAGCCTGTACTATGGCAGCTTGATGGTAGCATGCTTCCTCTTTGCTGCGCTACTGCTGCTGGATGCACCGATTAGCCTGTGGAGGCTCCGGCAAAACCTGCGAGCGAACCCCGACATGCAGCAGCCGATGGTAATCAGCTTCGACGAGCATGGGATGACCATCCACCAGCGCAAGATCGAGCAGCGGATCGACTGGAAGATGTTCAGCCGGTTCCACGACCTGCCGCGCTGCTTTGTGCTAGCCAGCAAGTCGCACCGCTACACCCTGCCCAAGCGCTGGCTCAGCCCCGCCGAGCAAGACGAGCTGCGGGCAATGGTGGGCGAGCGGCTGCCGAACAAAGCGTAGCGCATAGCAAACGGGGCGTCGGCGTACCCCAACGCCTCGTTTGCCCAGCCCAACGATCCATCCAGCGCGGCGCATAGCCGCCCACCGCCCGCCGC from the Chloroflexia bacterium SDU3-3 genome contains:
- a CDS encoding YcxB family protein, whose protein sequence is MQPLTIRAGWTEEDLIETLRDVRSLSRPRIIMKYVGGVLLLMCGVLFLLLGAMQSLYYGSLMVACFLFAALLLLDAPISLWRLRQNLRANPDMQQPMVISFDEHGMTIHQRKIEQRIDWKMFSRFHDLPRCFVLASKSHRYTLPKRWLSPAEQDELRAMVGERLPNKA